From one Methanothrix sp. genomic stretch:
- a CDS encoding ABC transporter substrate-binding protein, with product MALGIGAYASSSDEVITIVDSAGREVIVPYPVKSVVVLWSNPAKEMRALGAVDRIVGMDQSTKDEVDKGTLPELANVPVVGTQEEPNYEKIAELKPDVVICLSAGYPPEPDEVQKKLEPFGIKVVGLDFYRTEVWFDEIRTLGRMLGKEAEAEEYMSFFRSYYDLINRTLATIPDTDRKTVYFEGAKKYLTYGGAGYGSGIPNMIRAAGGKDLYPERSELAFEVDPEDVARRNPDVIFKGTTLGWNADSEEQFKAIRDEIMSRPELANTKAVKNGDVYVISFDVTGGAGKKFGPVFLAKVLYPDRFKDLDPIEFYREYLNRFQGLEYRGIYLYPNP from the coding sequence ATGGCACTGGGAATAGGAGCATATGCATCGAGCTCTGACGAGGTCATAACTATAGTAGATTCCGCTGGAAGGGAGGTAATAGTCCCGTATCCTGTGAAGTCTGTGGTGGTTCTTTGGAGCAACCCAGCTAAAGAGATGCGAGCTCTGGGGGCGGTGGACAGAATTGTGGGCATGGATCAGTCAACCAAAGACGAGGTGGATAAGGGAACACTTCCAGAGCTGGCAAACGTACCCGTGGTGGGAACTCAAGAGGAGCCGAACTATGAGAAGATCGCCGAGCTGAAACCCGATGTTGTTATATGCCTGTCAGCCGGGTATCCACCAGAGCCCGATGAGGTGCAAAAGAAGCTGGAACCGTTTGGGATAAAGGTTGTGGGGCTGGATTTCTACAGGACTGAAGTCTGGTTCGATGAGATAAGAACGCTTGGCAGGATGCTTGGAAAGGAAGCCGAAGCCGAGGAATACATGTCATTCTTCAGGAGCTATTATGACCTGATCAACCGGACACTTGCCACGATACCGGACACAGATCGCAAGACCGTTTATTTCGAGGGCGCCAAGAAATATCTCACATATGGTGGTGCAGGCTACGGCAGCGGAATACCTAATATGATCCGCGCTGCAGGCGGCAAGGATCTGTACCCTGAAAGATCGGAGCTGGCCTTTGAGGTTGATCCTGAGGACGTTGCCAGAAGGAATCCTGACGTGATATTCAAGGGTACCACCTTAGGGTGGAACGCAGATAGTGAGGAGCAGTTCAAGGCCATTCGAGATGAGATCATGAGCCGGCCTGAGCTTGCGAACACAAAGGCGGTTAAGAACGGCGATGTCTATGTCATAAGCTTCGACGTAACCGGCGGGGCCGGTAAGAAGTTTGGACCTGTCTTCCTAGCCAAGGTGCTATATCCGGATAGGTTCAAGGATCTGGATCCAATAGAGTTCTACAGAGAGTATCTGAATAGGTTTCAGGGGTTGGAGTACAGAGGCATATACCTCTATCCCAATCCCTGA
- a CDS encoding iron ABC transporter permease, giving the protein MHRPDRITSTSLKITGKADSRGARQAYSEFVARKILFLIVSLAIMLFLAVLSASLGGTTESWSEVFRAILSRYFSSIESDPFVESIIWHLRLPRIFMGIVAGAGLGVAGAVMQGVTRNPLVSPFTVGISSAAAFGASMAIMFGVGYAGIGTYIIILSAFISALGCGFLVFFISRLKRSSPETMVLAGIALTYFFGSLTAILQFFANEQQLNAMVNWTFGTLSGADWHKLTVVTVAFLLSMPVFIRLSWDLNIMFSGGDEAAKSLGINVARVRNVSLLLSSFITAAIVCFTGIIGFVGLVAPHVARMVLGSDHRFLLPASCVVGSILVIGADIVGRAILAPIIIPIGIVISFIGVPMFLYLVMTRDTGWD; this is encoded by the coding sequence ATGCATCGTCCAGATAGAATTACGAGTACGTCTTTAAAGATAACAGGGAAGGCTGACAGTAGGGGTGCCAGGCAAGCCTATTCGGAGTTTGTTGCAAGGAAGATTCTGTTTCTGATTGTGAGCCTTGCCATTATGCTGTTTCTGGCTGTTTTATCGGCTTCCCTGGGAGGTACCACAGAAAGCTGGAGCGAGGTTTTTCGTGCGATACTATCGAGGTATTTCTCATCCATAGAAAGCGATCCCTTCGTGGAATCGATAATCTGGCATCTCAGGCTTCCCCGTATCTTTATGGGTATAGTGGCAGGGGCGGGGCTGGGGGTAGCAGGGGCGGTAATGCAGGGTGTAACAAGAAATCCTCTTGTCAGTCCGTTCACCGTGGGGATATCATCTGCCGCAGCCTTCGGTGCCTCTATGGCAATAATGTTCGGGGTAGGTTATGCGGGTATCGGAACTTATATTATAATCCTGAGCGCCTTCATATCCGCTCTCGGCTGTGGTTTCTTGGTATTTTTTATAAGCCGCTTGAAGAGATCGTCCCCCGAGACTATGGTTCTTGCGGGTATAGCGCTGACTTACTTCTTCGGATCGTTGACGGCGATACTCCAGTTCTTTGCGAATGAGCAGCAGCTCAATGCCATGGTCAACTGGACCTTTGGAACTCTCTCTGGGGCCGACTGGCACAAACTGACAGTGGTCACTGTAGCGTTTCTCCTGTCGATGCCAGTTTTTATCCGTCTCTCATGGGACCTGAACATAATGTTCTCTGGAGGCGATGAGGCTGCTAAAAGCCTCGGGATAAATGTGGCCCGGGTGAGAAATGTGTCGCTTCTGCTATCTTCCTTCATCACGGCTGCGATAGTCTGCTTCACAGGGATAATCGGTTTTGTGGGATTGGTTGCACCACACGTTGCCAGGATGGTGCTGGGAAGCGACCACAGGTTTCTCCTTCCCGCCTCATGCGTTGTTGGCTCTATCCTCGTGATCGGGGCTGACATCGTTGGAAGAGCAATCCTGGCGCCAATAATCATACCTATAGGGATCGTTATCTCGTTCATAGGAGTCCCAATGTTCCTTTACCTGGTGATGACCAGAGATACAGGATGGGATTAG
- a CDS encoding alpha/beta fold hydrolase, translating into MGEKPVIFYSSSLRLAGVLRYPVGIKDPLPAVLLIHGSLEQDRDGNLLSRPAGRPSPKKNFFLEISKRLVSEGFATFSWDRRGIGDSEAPLYDGGYLQDAEDAIAAYRALSSLDLVDPERIAVLGQSAGVYTACLLAKRERRVRAYILQGGLYRDYAEMMIFNYRRVAEYAAQSPENLQWVEDNDPVGLVIGLNLQSLMERARMGETEHCFSYKGKTWRIRHDPICYLPEYSPKNQFKYIQKPVLVIHGACDLNVPVEDALMIERDLKEHGNDNVELVIIQNADHSFQQIAESYDQRLRERMSLESFRRPYREDYFMAVASFLKRWL; encoded by the coding sequence ATGGGTGAAAAACCGGTTATATTTTACAGCAGCTCCTTACGGCTTGCTGGAGTCCTCAGGTATCCGGTTGGGATTAAAGATCCTTTACCTGCAGTCCTTCTGATTCATGGATCCCTCGAGCAGGACAGGGACGGAAATCTCTTAAGCAGGCCTGCCGGAAGGCCATCACCCAAAAAGAATTTCTTTCTAGAAATTTCAAAAAGGTTGGTCTCTGAAGGATTTGCAACCTTCTCATGGGACAGAAGAGGTATTGGAGATAGCGAAGCTCCTCTATATGATGGAGGGTACCTTCAGGATGCCGAGGATGCAATTGCTGCCTATCGGGCGCTATCTTCTCTCGATCTTGTAGATCCCGAAAGAATCGCCGTTCTAGGTCAGAGCGCTGGAGTCTACACAGCATGTCTCCTGGCTAAAAGGGAGAGGAGGGTGAGAGCTTACATTCTCCAGGGAGGTCTTTACAGAGACTATGCAGAGATGATGATTTTCAATTACCGAAGAGTGGCAGAATATGCCGCACAGAGCCCGGAAAACCTCCAATGGGTGGAGGATAACGACCCAGTGGGCCTGGTTATAGGACTGAACCTCCAGTCACTTATGGAAAGAGCGAGAATGGGTGAGACCGAACACTGCTTCAGCTACAAGGGAAAAACATGGAGGATCCGGCACGACCCGATCTGCTATTTACCCGAATACTCACCAAAAAACCAGTTCAAGTACATACAAAAGCCGGTGCTTGTAATTCACGGTGCGTGCGATCTAAACGTTCCGGTTGAGGATGCATTAATGATCGAGCGGGATTTGAAAGAGCATGGTAATGATAACGTGGAGCTGGTCATAATACAAAATGCAGATCACAGCTTCCAGCAGATCGCAGAGTCATATGATCAGAGGCTCAGAGAGAGAATGTCTCTTGAAAGCTTTCGGCGACCCTATCGAGAGGATTACTTTATGGCAGTTGCATCGTTTCTCAAAAGGTGGCTTTGA
- the thiC gene encoding phosphomethylpyrimidine synthase ThiC, producing MTILEDALAGRETDVISRAARVERMKPSIMEKLVASGRVVIMQREGKPPVGIGQGIRTKINANIGTSTEKIDAAVEIEKARVAERYGADTITDLSMGGPIDAIRESIFRETSLPITTVPIYQAVADAGSFRAVSESELLALIEKHVLEGISSIVIHAGFDRDQLEQLRESRRIMGMVSKGGSFTAAWMLEKDRENPFRSHFDEICSILAEKDVVLSLGNAMRSGCIHDPMDEPQNKEIENNAELARRANELGVQVIIEGMGGHVSADRIPQYVARYKRMTGHRPLFVAGPLPTDIGVGHDHIAGAVGGALAAGAGADYLCYITPSEHLALPTVDQVKEGVIAFKIAAHIGDSIKYGLSSRDRKLAKCRRKRDWEDQFKYALDGDTARRIHLQGQTESCSMCGKYCAIAIMEEYLKRS from the coding sequence ATGACCATCCTGGAAGATGCTCTGGCCGGCAGGGAGACAGATGTTATAAGTAGAGCGGCGCGGGTCGAGAGGATGAAACCCAGCATTATGGAGAAGCTGGTAGCCTCGGGAAGAGTCGTTATAATGCAACGCGAGGGCAAACCACCTGTTGGAATAGGGCAGGGTATCAGAACCAAGATCAACGCCAATATAGGCACATCCACAGAGAAGATCGATGCAGCTGTCGAGATCGAGAAGGCAAGAGTAGCAGAGAGGTACGGCGCTGATACCATTACCGACCTTTCCATGGGTGGGCCTATTGACGCCATCCGGGAAAGCATATTTCGAGAGACCAGTCTACCAATTACAACCGTACCCATCTATCAGGCGGTTGCGGATGCGGGATCCTTCAGGGCGGTGAGCGAGAGCGAGTTGTTGGCGCTTATTGAAAAGCATGTGCTGGAGGGGATCTCCTCTATCGTCATTCATGCTGGCTTTGACCGGGATCAGCTGGAGCAGCTGAGAGAATCCAGGAGGATTATGGGCATGGTCTCCAAAGGTGGCTCGTTTACAGCGGCATGGATGCTGGAGAAGGACAGAGAGAACCCTTTTCGTTCCCACTTCGATGAGATCTGCAGTATACTCGCTGAGAAGGACGTAGTCCTCTCGCTAGGAAACGCCATGAGAAGCGGGTGCATCCACGACCCGATGGACGAACCGCAGAATAAGGAGATCGAGAATAACGCCGAACTTGCCCGGAGAGCCAACGAACTCGGTGTGCAGGTTATTATTGAGGGTATGGGCGGGCATGTCAGTGCTGATCGTATACCACAGTACGTGGCCCGCTATAAGAGAATGACTGGTCACAGACCGCTTTTCGTGGCCGGCCCACTTCCAACTGACATTGGAGTTGGACACGATCACATAGCGGGAGCTGTAGGTGGTGCATTAGCTGCCGGAGCTGGAGCAGATTATCTATGCTACATCACTCCCTCGGAGCACCTGGCGCTACCAACTGTCGATCAGGTCAAAGAGGGAGTTATCGCCTTCAAGATAGCAGCACATATTGGGGATTCTATAAAGTACGGTCTCAGCTCCAGGGACAGAAAGCTCGCTAAGTGCAGGAGAAAGAGAGATTGGGAAGACCAGTTCAAGTACGCTCTTGATGGTGATACTGCCCGGCGGATTCATCTTCAGGGCCAGACCGAAAGCTGTTCGATGTGTGGGAAATACTGTGCCATTGCTATCATGGAAGAATACCTGAAGAGGAGTTAG